TCGAGCCACTATCAGGTGTTTCAAGATAATTAAGACTGCGAAGGAAGGTTGATTTTCCAGCTCCTGAAGAACCAATCAATGCTACAACTTCCCCTTTTTGAATATCCAAGTCCAGATGATCCAAGACAGTCTGTCCTGAAAATGATTTACTTAAATTCGAAATCTTAATCATTAACGAAGGTCTCCTTTCACATCTGTTTGCACTGTATCAGGTGCAGAAATAGCCATTTTTCTCTCGATGAAACGACCGAGGCTTTCAATTCCGATATTGACTACCCAATAAACAAGGGCAACGGAGATAAAGCGTTCAAAATAGCGGTAATCAGCTCCACCCAAAATCTGAGCTTGTGCAAAGACTTCCACAACACCCGCACTAAAGGCTAGAGAAGTTCCTTTGGTCAAGCCGATTAGGGAATTGATCAAGGTTGGAGTAGCCACAACGGCCGCATTGGGAATAATCACGCGACGATAAACTTGTGCTCGGGTCATACCCAGACTGCGTGCCGCCTCAATCTCACCAGGATTTACTGAGAGAATGGCTGCACGAATGGTTTCACTAGCATAAGCTGCCTCATTAAAGGCAAAGGCAACAATTGCAAAAGCAGCGGCTGGAATCGCATTGATATTGAGACCAGTTCCCCATTGCTGATTGAGGGCTTTCAAAGCTAAAGGAATTCCGTAGTAGGTCAACATGAGTTGCACTAAAATCGGTGTCCCTTTGAGGAAACTAACAAAGAAGGCCTGCAAGGGATATAAAATCTTGACACGATTGATTTTTACAATAGCAAAAAGAAGCGCCAAAACCAAGCCAAAAAGGGCACCACCAATTGTCAACATAATCGTTGTTGGAAGCTGTTGGACAATTCTTGGAATCCCATCAAAGACCGAACGTAGGCTAAACAGCTTACCATCCGGAATCAATTGCATCAAGTTTTGGTACCAATCTGATGCTAAAATCGTTGTAACATTCATAAAAACATCCTCTCCTGATAATGATTCATTCTACCATACTTCTGCCGTCAATGAAATTATTTGCTACGGTCAGATACAGACTTTGTCTACCTACTAGTTTATCATACTTTGAAACAGGGAGGTTATATATTTTATCTATCAAAGAGATAAGTAAAAACTATTTCAGTCCCAGTTCTTCGTAAGCTTTTCGATAACCGATTTGCTTAACAGTTCCATTCTCCACTAAAATCGGTCGTTTCAATAACATACCGTCGCTTGCTAGCAACTCAGCTGCTTCTTGATTTGATAAACTTCCTACCTTATCTTTCAGCCCTAATTCACGGTATTTTATTCCACTAGTGTTGAAAAATTGCTTCAATTCGAAACCTGAGGTTGCTAGCCAGTTTAAAATAACTTCTTGGCTGGGTGTTTCTTCGACGATATGAACGGCTTTATAGTCCACACCGAGTTGGTTTAATTCTTGCTTTGCTTTTTTACAAGTTGAACATTTTGGGTATTCGATAAATTCTAACATGTCTTTCACTTTCTATTGTTTATATCTTTAAAATCTACGCCTTCATGATCCAAGAGCCAAGCTTTCTTTTCCACTCCTGCAGCATAACCTGTCAAACGCTTTCCTGCTCCTAGCACACGATGACAAGGTACTAGAATAGACCACGGATTGCGTCCTACCGCTCCACCAATTGATTGAGCAGAAGCAACTTGCAGGTCTTGGGCTATTTGCCCATAGGTCACTGTCTGACCATAAGGAATTCCCTGTAAATAGGACCAAACTCGCTTTTCAAAATCCGTTCCGATTGGAGCCAAGGGCAAGTTGGATAAATCCTGAGACTTGCCTTTAAAGTAAGCATCTAAGCAAGCAATAACTGAGTCTAAAATGGGATGACTAACAACTACTTCTATCGTTTCAACTCCTATCCCTCTCTCAAAATGCTTCTGCTCCTGCACCCAAATGCCATACAAATACTGGTCATCAGCTACGAGAGAAAGGGAGCCAATTGGCGAAGAATAGAGCATTTTTGCGTACTTCTTTTGCATTATTTCTTCAATTTTTGATAGGCTAAGCGTTCCCCATCAACTGGAACCTTACCGACCTGTTCAAAACCGAGTTTTTCAAAAATATGTTGCATGGCCTTATTTTTAGTATGTGTATCCGAGCGAAAATCCAGATAATCAAAACCTTCAATCAAACCCCCTAAAAAAGTTTGAGCAACTCCCTGTCCCTGGACATCTGCTGCGACAGCAATACGGTGAAAGACCAGATATTCTGACTCTCCAGCTTGCCATCTTCCTTCATAAATGGCTTCATAGGCTGCCTCTGGACCCTTGGTCACAGCAGCATAGGCTAATAGTTCTCCATCCTCCAAGGCTACGTAGGCTTGACCTGAGATAATATCTTCAATAATAATATTAGCATTTGGATAACCATTTTGCCACTGGTCACTACCAGCATCCGCTAAACATTTTTTAGCATCCTCCATCACTTGCATGATGGCATCTACCTCATTTGGAAAAGCTAAACGAATCTCCATCTTTTCTCCTCATTTCTGACTAGTTTCTCCCATCATAGCATAATTTAAGCCTTTTCACAAGCAGTTAAAACTTGACTTTCTGTTTTTGTTATTTTATAATCTAGTTATCAAAACTAGATAAAAAGGAGTTGAAAATGAAAACTACCTTTTCCTACCCAAAATGGGCAGAAATTCCAAACATTGACCTCTATCTGGACCAGGTTTTGCTCTATGTCAATCAGGTCTGCGCCCCTATCTCTCCTGATAAAGACAAGGGTCTGACAGCATCTATGGTCAACAATTATGTCAAACATGGTTACCTGACAAAGCCTGACAAGAAAAAATACCAACGCCAACAGATTGCCCGTTTGATTGCTATCACAACCCTTAAGTCTGTATTTTCTATCCAAGAAATAGCCCAGACACTTAATACTCTACAAAGTCAAGCAAGTTCAGACCAACTCTACGATGCTTTTGTGGACTACATGAACCAAGGAATTGATCCAGCAAACTCTATCATCCAAACTAGCTGCCAAACCGTTAAACTCTATCATCAAACCCTAGCCTTAATCCATTATACACAAGAGGAGGTAATCCAATGAACACTAGTCTTAAACTTAGCAAACAACTCAGTTTTGGAGAGGAGATTGCTAATAGCGTGACCCATGCCGTAGGTGCAGTCATCATGCTCATCTTACTCCCCATTTCATCCACCTATAGCTATGAGGCACACGGATTTTTATCATCTATCGGCGTTTCCATGTTCGTTATCAGCCTCTTTCTCATGTTCCTCTCATCCACCATTTACCACTCTATGGCCTATGGTTCGACCCACAAATATGTCTTGCGAATCATTGACCATTCTATGATTTATGTTGCCATCGCTGGATCTTACACGCCCGTCGTCTTGACCTTAATGAATAACTGGTTTGGCTATCTGATCATTGCCATCCAGTGGGGAACGACCATCTTTGGCATTCTCTATAAAATCTTTGCTAAAAAGGTCAATGAGAAATTCAGCCTTGCTCTTTACCTGATTATGGGCTGGTTGGTTCTAGCTATCATTCCTGCCATTATCAGTCAAACGACACCAATTTTCTGGAGTCTCATGGTAACTGGTGGACTCTGTTATACAGTTGGAGCTGGATTTTATGCCAAGAAAAAACCTTATTTCCACATGATTTGGCATCTCTTTATCCTAGTTGCGTCTGCCCTACAATACATCGCTATTGTTTATTATATGTAAAAGAGGTCGGGACAAATCCTAACCTCGTTTTTATTCTCTATGATGTTTTATACCCAATCAAAAAATTACTCTAGCCCATTTTATAGTACCTACTATCGTGCCGTCAATTATGGGATACTGCTTCCCTGCTAGTATGTAAATCAGAATAGTTATACTAAATTCAAACCACGTCAGCGTCGCCTTACCGTACTCAAGTATAGCTTGCGGCTAGCTTACTGGCTTGCTTTTTGATTTTCATTGAGTATTAAATCATAATCATCCGTTAATAAACCGTACCTAGCGAATCAAGACAGACTAATGGTCACATAAGAAAAAACCATTTTCCAACGTTTTTTTGACTGTGATTTCTTTAGATGCATTTTCTCCTAAGGCAAATCATTCCCTGCAGCGATGTAAATTTCATACCATTCTTTTCGAGTCAAGTTGACTTTACTTGCTTGGCTTGCCTCTATCAAATGCTTAGGATTGGTTGTACCTACGACTGCCTGCATTTTGGCTGGGTAACGTAACACCCAAGCGATAGCAATAGCTGATGGGCTCACACTGTATTTTAATGCTAATCGATTTAGGACTTGGTTTAGTTGTTGGAACTTCTCATTACCAACAAAATTCCCTTTAAAATATCCGAACTGCAAGACTGACCAGGCCTGAATAACCATGTCGTTTAATTGGCAGTATTCAAAGACGCTTCCATCACGCACAGCTGCCTTGTTGCCTTCCATATTGACATGAAATCCTGATTCAAAACCAGGTGTGAAAGCTGCACTCAATTGTAGCTGATTAACAGCTAACGGCTGCTTGACATCTTTTTTAAGCAATTCCATCATCATAGGATTTTGGTTGGACACACCGAAGTCTCGAACTTTACCTGATGTATGTAGAATTTCAAAGGCTTCCGCCACTTGATCAGCTTCCATTAAAGCATCTGGTCGATGGAGAAGTAAGCTATCTAAATAATCAACCTGCAATCTTTTTAAAATTCCATCTACTGATTCTAGAATATACTCTTTTGAAAAATCAAAATAGGTAAATTCTTCTATGCGAATACCACATTTTGACTGAATCCACATCTTTTCTCTTAAATCTGGACGATTTTTTAGGACAAGACCTAACAGTTCTTCACAACGACCACGACCGTATATATCAGCCAAGTCGAAGGCATTGATTCCAACAGAAAGTGCTGTTTCTACAAGCTCTTCAACTTCTTTTACAGACTTATCTTCTATTCTCATCATTCCGAGAACAATTTCTGATAATTCTTTGTCATCTTGACCAAATGGAATGTATTTCATGGCAATTTCCTCCGTTTTTCTTCATTATAAAGCAGAATGACACTTTTATCAACTGCTACCTAAAAAAGAAAAGAACCAGTTCAAACTGGTCCTTTTAAATCTTAGCCAATCACGCTTCCATTTGGTACAGCTGGATCAACTGTGAGAAGGGTTAATTGTCCATCATGTTCAGCTGATAGGATCATACCTTGGCTGACATATTTTTTCATCATCTTACGAGGTTTGAGATTGGCAACGATTTGAACTTTCTTGCCGACCAATTCTTGTTCATTTGGATAGTATTTTGCAATCCCTGAGAGGATTTGACGATCTTCACCATCACCAGCATCCAAGCGGAATTGAAGCAACTTGTCAGAACCTTCTACTTTAGACACTTCTTTGACTTCTGCGACACGGATTTCGACCTTGTCAAAGTCCTCAAACTTGATTTCTTCTTTGTTAAGTTTGAGTTCTACTTCGTCTGGATTCCATTCTTTTGCAACTGCTGGTTTGTTGCCTTCCATTTGTTCCTTGATATAGGCAATCTCTTCTTCCATATCCAGACGTGGGAAAATTGGTGTTCCTTTAGCAACTACAGTCACACCTGCAGGGAAGTCAGCTAAGCTCAAGTTCTCAAGGCTTGCTACTTCTTCCAAGCCAAGTTGATTCAAGACTGCACGACTGGTTTCCATCATAAATGGCTCAATCAAGTGAGCAACGACACGAAGACTGGCTGCCAAGTGGCTCATGACACTTGCTAATTGGTCACGAAGAGCTTCATCCTTAGCCAAGACCCATGGAGCTGTCTCGTCGATGTATTTATTAGTACGAGAGATAAGGGTCCAGACTGCTTCTAAAGCACGTGGGTAGTCAACTGCTTCCATGTGTGTATGGTAGTCAGCGATTGATTGTTCTGCTACTTGAGCAAGAGCATGGTCAAACTCTGTTACACCCTCTACATAGGCTGGAATTTGTCCATCAAAATACTTGTTAATCATAGAAACCGTACGGTTGAGGAGGTTTCCAAGGTCATTGGCCAATTCGTAGTTGATACGGCCAACATAGTCTTCTGGAGTGAAGGTTCCGTCTGAACCAACAGGAAGGCTACGCATGAGGTAGTAGCGAAGTGGATCTAGACCATAGCGTTCTACCAACATTTCAGGGTAAACGACATTTCCTTTAGACTTGGACATCTTGCCGTCTTTCATGACAAACCAACCGTGGGCAATCAAGCGGTCAGGCAATTTAACATCCAACATCATGAGAAGGATTGGCCAGTAGATTGAGTGGAAACGAAGGATGTCTTTTCCTACCATATGGAAGACTGTTCCATTCCAGAATTTGTCAAAGCTACCATGTTCATCTTGACCGTAGCCAAGAGCTGTCGCATAGTTAAGAAGGGCATCAATCCAAACATAGACAACGTGTTTTGGATTTGACGGTACTGGTACTCCCCATGTAAAGGTTGTACGAGAAACTGCCAAATCCTCTAAACCTGGTTCGATGAAGTTGCGAAGCATTTCATTCAGACGACCATCTGGAGTGATAAATTCAGGATGGGACTTGAAAAATTCCACCAAACGATCTTGGTATTTGCTGAGACGAAGGAAGTATGATTCTTCAGAAACCCATTCTACTTCGTGACCTGATGGAGCAATACCCCCAGTTACATTTCCAGCTTCGTCACGGAAAACTTCCGCAAGCTGGCTTTCTGTAAAGAATTCCTCATCTGAGACTGAGTACCAACCAGAATATTCACCCAAATAGATGTCATCTTGAGCAAGTAAGCGTTCAAAGACTTGTGCGACAACTTTTTCATGGTAGTCATCAGTTGTACGGATAAATTTATCGTATGAGATATCTAGTAATTGCCAGAGTTCTTTAACTCCAACTGCCATTCCATCAACATAGGCTTGAGGTGTAATTCCAGCTTCTTCTGCTTTTTGTTGAATCTTTTGACCATGCTCATCAAGACCTGTCAGATAAAAGACATCGTAGCCCATCAAGCGTTTGTAACGTGCTAAGACATCACAGGCGATGGTTGTGTAGGCAGATCCGATATGAAGTTTTCCAGATGGATAGTAAATCGGCGTTGTAATATAAAAATTCTTTTCAGACATAATTTTTCCTTTCCAGGCAAATGAAACCTGTTTTTCTAACACTTCATTATATCACATTTTTAAGAATTTTCGATAGGGAAATCCATACAAAAACAAGATAGACAAGCGTCCATCTTGTTGATCTTATTCATATCGAAGGGCTTCAATTGGATCAAGTTTCGATGCCTTGTTGGCTGGCAAGACTCCAAAAATCATACCAACACTAGCCGAAACTGCAAGACTAAATAGGGCAACCGGGATTGACACTCCCACCTCTATACCCGCAATCAAACCTTGTAATAGTATACCAGCTATAGCGGTTAAGCCTGTCGCAATGGTTAAACCAATGACTCCGCCTAACAAGGTCAAAATCATGGATTCAATCAAAAATTGGATTAAAATATTAGCACGTGTCGCACCCAAAGCCTTACGGAGACCAATCTCACGAGTACGCTCCGTCACCGAAACCAGCATGATGTTCATAACACCAGTCCCTCCAACAAAAAGGGAAATTCCTGCAATGGCACTAATAATCGTAGTTATAAATCCAAAAAGTTGTTGTACTTCTTGGAAGGCTGCAGTCGCATCTGCCACCTGATACTCCCCTTGCTGAAGACCAGCAATCTCGGTCAATTTTCTAGCTAATTCTGGTCCCACAGTTGGTGTCAAACTGGTATCATTGACACGGAAGACAATATCAGAAATCTCATCCATATTGAAGTTGTTGGCAAGAGAAATATTAGTCGTAATCGGAAGTCCACCAATACCAAAAGTCTTGGCAGTCTTGGCCTCATCGCTGGTATAGACACCAATGACACGATAGCTAAAGCCACCAACATCTATAACCTGGTTAACAGCTTCTTGAGCAGATCCAAACAGACTATTAGCAAGTTCTTGGTCTAGTAAAATGACACTGGCAACATCTTTATAATCCTGAGCTATAAGACTTCGGCCTGCAACAATTTCATTTTCAACTGCCTTCATGTAAGTAATATTTCCACCTGTCAAGCTAGCGCGCTCCACTTTTTTGTCTTTATAAGACAAGGTGGTATTAGTCGAGTTGGTTACATAGTAACTGTCCACACCCTTAAGTTTTGCTGCCTCCTTGACCCAAGCTTCTTGCGGTTTTGGTGGTTCAACAGGAACTTCCTCTTCTTTCCCAGAGACTGTCAAAGCTGATTGTTTTTGGGTAAAAGAACCATCTTTACTTTTAATAGGCGAGAAAAAGACATGGATATTCTTCTGTGACTTGGTCATGTTTTTATTGACCTGACGAGACATGGAATCACCTAGAGCCATAATCACAACAACTGATGAAACACCAATGATAATCCCAATCATAGTGAGAAAAGAGCGCATCTTGTGGGCCATGATAGATGAAAAGGCAAATTTCAGATTCTGCATCTTAGTTTTCCTCCCTTTCTAATTGCGCACTGTCAGACGAAATAACTCCATCTCGAATGACAATCTGGCGTTTAGCATAAGCAGCGATTTCAGGCTCATGCGTTACCATGATAATGGTTTTTCCTTCTTTATTTAGTTCAACCAACAGTTGCATAATTTGATTCCCTGTTTTGGTATCCAAGGCTCCTGTCGGTTCATCCGCTAGGATAATAGAAGGATTGTTTACCAAGGCACGCGCGATAGCTACACGTTGCTTTTGACCTCCAGATAATTCCGAAGGTAAATGGTGACTACGTTCTGTCAATTCAACCTTATCTAAATATTCCTCAGCTAACTTGCGACGTTTTGAAGCCGAAACTCCTGCGTAAATCAAAGGCAATTCTACATTTTGCAGAGCATTGAGTTTAGATAGAAGAAAGAACTGCTGAAAGACAAATCCGATTTGTTGGTTACGGACCTTGGCTAACTGTTTTTCACCCAGTCCAGCTACTTCTTGACCTTCAAGATAATACTCTCCACTGCTTGGTGTATCCAACATGCCAATCGTATTCATGAGAGTAGATTTACCAGAACCAGATGGTCCCATGATGGCAACAAATTCACCCTCATTTACTTCTAGGTTGATATTTTTGAGAACCTGCAATTCTTGGTCACCGTTACGGTAGCTTCTGCAGATATTTTTTAGACTAATTAGTTTCTTCATCAGCCTTCACCTCTTTTCCTTCCTCTAGAGAAGACGTTGGGTTACTGATGACCTTGACTCCATTTGTCAGACCTGAAGTGATTTCTTGGTTGTCTGCATCAGCATTTCCCAAACCAACTTCCACTTTCTTGGCCTTTTTCTGCTCGTCAATTACCCAGACATAATTCTTATCATTTTCAGTCACAACACTTGTTAAAGGAACCAGAATAGCTTTACTCTTATTCTTAACCTCAACACTTACTGAGAATCCTTGTTTCAAGTCACCGATTTCACTTGTAACATCGATGGTATATGGATATTTAGAACCAGAGTTACCGCCTGTTGCTGCAGCTGCACTTGGTGCTTCACCATTGTTTTTAGGGTAGTCAGAAATGTAGCTAATCTTACCAGTCCAGCTCTTATCTTGGTAAACTTTAGAAGTAAAGGTTACTTCTTGTCCTACAGAGAGGTTGGCAAGGTTATATTCAGATAGTTCCCCCTTAACTTGCAAGTTTTCATTGCTAACGACATGAACTACCACCTGGCTAGCTCCTGTTGGAGATTTAGAAACATTGCGGTTGACTTCGACCACAGTTCCCTCTAGGGTACTGAGAACCGTCATTGCATCCAACTGACTTTGAGCCTTGCTTAATTGCGCAGCTGCATCTGCACGGGCATCACGGGCATCACCCAATTGAGCATCAATAGAGGATACTGAATTTCCTGCGACTGGAGCTGGAGTTTGCGCTGCAGCTCCTTCGCCTCCTGCTGGTGTTGGCAATTGTAAAGCCGGTGCTGAAGCGGCTTCATTGCGTGCTTGGTTGAGTTCGTTGATATGGCGATCTGCCTTCGCAACTGCTCGACTCGCTGAATCATAGGCCGCCCGTGCTTCTGAACTACTGTACTTAACTAAAGCCTGTCCTTCACTAACCTTATCGCCCACAGAAACAAGGATTTCATCTAAATCTCCTTTGCTAGCATCAAAATAAACATATTGTTCATTTTTTGCTGTTACTGTCCCTGATAACAAAACAGAGGATGCCACGCTTCCTTCCTTAGCAACAACCAGATGAGTAACCTCATCTTTTACAGCAGTCTGAGAAGGTTGTCTAAAGAGTAAAATCCCTCCAGCACCCAATACAACTACACTTGCAGCACCGATTGCTGCATACAATTGCCACTTTTTAGCTTTACCATTCTTTTTCATAATGAAACTCCTTTTTGATTTAAAGTCCTTAACAATATTATACAAAAATTCCCAAATATAAACAATAACAGTTGAGAACGAAATAATGACATTTCAGGATCCACTTATTGTTCGGAATTTATTTTTATTGTTATTGTACTAGATATATAATACACTTTATTTTCCCTTTTTGCAAGCCTTTTCTTTAATTTTTTTGAACGTAGCAGATTTTTGCAATCACATCAAAAAAAAGATAGAATATGACTATCAAAAAATGACACTCTACTATTTAAAAGAGTACAAAGGAGTTTTCAATGAGAGAATATGATATCATTGCTATCGGTGGAGGTAGCGGAGGAATTGCTACCATGAACCGTGCTGGTGAACACGGAGCCAAAGCAGCCGTTATTGAGGAAAAGAAATTAGGTGGAACCTGTGTCAACGTCGGTTGTGTTCCTAAGAAAATCATGTGGTACGGAGCACAAATTGCTGAGACTTTCCATCAATTTGGAGAAGACTACGGTTTTAAAACTACTGATCTTAACTTTGACTTTGCAACTCTACGTCGCAATCGTGAAGCCTACATTGATCGCGCTCGTTCTTCTTATGATGGCAGTTTTAAACGCAACGGTGTAGACTTGATTGAAGGCCATGCTGAATTTGTAGATTCTCATACTGTTAGCGTAAATGGTGAACTCATTCATGCCAAACATATCGTGATTGCGACTGGTGCCCATCCAAGTATTCCTAATATTCCTGGTGCAGAACTAGGTGGCTCTTCTGATGATGTATTTGCTTGGGAAGAACTTCCTGAGTCAGTTGCCATTCTAGGCGCTGGTTATATCGCTGTTGAATTAGCTGGCGTTCTCCACACTTTTGGTGTCAAGACAGACCTCTTTGTTCGCCGTGATCGTCCTTTACGTGGTTTTGATTCTTACATCGTTGAAGGTTTGGTCAAGGAAATGGAAAGAACAAACTTGCCCCTTCATACTCACAAAGTCCCTATCAAATTAGAGAAAACTGCTGAAGGCATTACCATTCATTTCGAAGATGGTACTAGTCACACAGCTAGTCAAGTTATCTGGGCTACGGGTCGCCGTCCAAACGTTAAAGGCTTGCAACTTGAAAAAGCTGGAGTAACTCTGAACGAACGTGGCTTTATCCAAGTGGATGAATACCAAAATACTGTTGTTGAGGGAATCTATGCTCTAGGTGATGTAACGGGTGAAAAAGAGCTGACTCCAGTTGCTATCAAGGCTGGACGTACTTTGTCTGAACGTCTCTTTAACGGCAAAACAACTGCTAAAATGGACTACTCAACTATTCCAACTGTTGTCTTTTCACACCCTGCTATCGGAACTGTTGGATTGACAGAAGAGCAAGCTATTAAAGAATACGGTCAAGACCAAATCAAGGTTTACAAATCAAGCTTTACTTCTATGTACTCTGCTTGCACTTGCAACCGTCAAGAAACACGTTTCAAACTGATTACAGCTGGTTCAGAAGAAAAAGTTGTTGGACTTCATGGAATTGGCTATGGTGTTGATGAAATGATTCAAGGATTTGCTGTTGCTATCAAAATGGGAGCAACCAAGGCTGACTTTGATGCAACTGTGGCGATTCACCCAACTGCATCTGAAGAATTTGTAACTATGCGTTAATCGAAACAAAAGAAGCTGATACAAATGTGTCTGCTTCTTTTTTGATGATTTACGAATAGATGAAAACAACTTACCCCGTCAGGAAAATCGGCTGTTACAGTTTTTGTTACCTTTGTTATAAAAATAGGTTGACAATAATATTAAATTAAGTACAATAGTTACTATACATTAGAAAAGAGGTTAACTATTTTGAAAAAAGCTCACGTTTATGCTATCCCTGCTATTGGGGCTGTTCTTATTGCTGTGTTGGCACAAATCAGTCTTCCAATTGGACCTGTTCCCTTCACTCTACAAAACTTTGCAATCGGCTTGATTGCTACTGTATTTAGACCGAGAGAGGCTGTACTTTCTGTTGGACTCTATCTTCTTCTAGGTGCCATCGGTCTTCCTGTCTTTGCAGGAGGTGGAGCTGGATTTCATGCTTTAGTTGGTCCTACTGCAGGCTATCTTTGGTTTTATCTTGTTTACTCTGGAGTTACTTCATCTCTAACTGACAGCGATAGTGGAGTTGTCAAGATTTTTCTTGCAAACCTCTTAGGAGATACACTTGTCTTTGTCGGAGGGATTCTCAGCTTGCATTTCCTAGCTGGAATGGCATTTGAAAAAGCTCTTATGGTGGGTGTTCTTCCCTTTATCATTCCAGACCTTGGTAAACTTCTTGCTATTAGTTTTATTAGCCGTCCACTACTTCAACGCCTTAAAAATCAGGCTTACTTTACTAACTAAAAAAGGATATCGAGTTGTCATAACTCAATATCCTTTTTTTCCATTTTGAAAACTTAGTTGCCTTTAAAGGCATCCACCATCATTTGAAATTCTTCATTTGAGAGAGTAATTCCCTTGCCCATTTTAGTATGGTCTGGACTCCAAGCACGAATATCAAACTTTGCAGGAGCACCATTAAAGCTCACGCGGTTGATTTCCTTGGTCCAACCTTTTTCGTTTTCAGAAAGAGTCAACAAATGCTCTTCGATTTCAAATGTAAATTCTGCCATTTTCTTCTCCTTTTTTAGCTTTCATTAGTTTATTCGTAAAATCTTGTAGATTTTAGGAAAATTTTATATAATATTGATATAAAAGAAGGGAGGCCAATATGAGACATAAATTCCAGCAAATACTAGATAAAATACATGACTTTTTAAATGGACATGACCAACCTGACCAGACTGAAACCAACTCCCTTACAGCCACTATTGAAGAGGCTGTCCAGAAACAAACTGCTGTTCATCTTATCTTGTCTGAGACAAGTTTTACAGGTGATATCATCAAATACGATCAGCAACGCCAGCAGATTATCGTGAAAAATTTTGCCAAAAATGTTAGCCGTATTATCCGTATAAGCGATATTCAA
Above is a genomic segment from Streptococcus mitis containing:
- a CDS encoding macrolide ABC transporter ATP-binding protein encodes the protein MKKLISLKNICRSYRNGDQELQVLKNINLEVNEGEFVAIMGPSGSGKSTLMNTIGMLDTPSSGEYYLEGQEVAGLGEKQLAKVRNQQIGFVFQQFFLLSKLNALQNVELPLIYAGVSASKRRKLAEEYLDKVELTERSHHLPSELSGGQKQRVAIARALVNNPSIILADEPTGALDTKTGNQIMQLLVELNKEGKTIIMVTHEPEIAAYAKRQIVIRDGVISSDSAQLEREEN
- a CDS encoding efflux transporter periplasmic adaptor subunit, whose protein sequence is MMKKNGKAKKWQLYAAIGAASVVVLGAGGILLFRQPSQTAVKDEVTHLVVAKEGSVASSVLLSGTVTAKNEQYVYFDASKGDLDEILVSVGDKVSEGQALVKYSSSEARAAYDSASRAVAKADRHINELNQARNEAASAPALQLPTPAGGEGAAAQTPAPVAGNSVSSIDAQLGDARDARADAAAQLSKAQSQLDAMTVLSTLEGTVVEVNRNVSKSPTGASQVVVHVVSNENLQVKGELSEYNLANLSVGQEVTFTSKVYQDKSWTGKISYISDYPKNNGEAPSAAAATGGNSGSKYPYTIDVTSEIGDLKQGFSVSVEVKNKSKAILVPLTSVVTENDKNYVWVIDEQKKAKKVEVGLGNADADNQEITSGLTNGVKVISNPTSSLEEGKEVKADEETN
- a CDS encoding glutathione reductase (catalyzes the reduction of 2 glutathione to glutathione disulfide; maintains high levels of reduced glutathione in the cytosol; involved in redox regulation and oxidative defense), which translates into the protein MREYDIIAIGGGSGGIATMNRAGEHGAKAAVIEEKKLGGTCVNVGCVPKKIMWYGAQIAETFHQFGEDYGFKTTDLNFDFATLRRNREAYIDRARSSYDGSFKRNGVDLIEGHAEFVDSHTVSVNGELIHAKHIVIATGAHPSIPNIPGAELGGSSDDVFAWEELPESVAILGAGYIAVELAGVLHTFGVKTDLFVRRDRPLRGFDSYIVEGLVKEMERTNLPLHTHKVPIKLEKTAEGITIHFEDGTSHTASQVIWATGRRPNVKGLQLEKAGVTLNERGFIQVDEYQNTVVEGIYALGDVTGEKELTPVAIKAGRTLSERLFNGKTTAKMDYSTIPTVVFSHPAIGTVGLTEEQAIKEYGQDQIKVYKSSFTSMYSACTCNRQETRFKLITAGSEEKVVGLHGIGYGVDEMIQGFAVAIKMGATKADFDATVAIHPTASEEFVTMR
- a CDS encoding BioY family transporter; translated protein: MKKAHVYAIPAIGAVLIAVLAQISLPIGPVPFTLQNFAIGLIATVFRPREAVLSVGLYLLLGAIGLPVFAGGGAGFHALVGPTAGYLWFYLVYSGVTSSLTDSDSGVVKIFLANLLGDTLVFVGGILSLHFLAGMAFEKALMVGVLPFIIPDLGKLLAISFISRPLLQRLKNQAYFTN